A single genomic interval of Electrophorus electricus isolate fEleEle1 chromosome 2, fEleEle1.pri, whole genome shotgun sequence harbors:
- the LOC118240957 gene encoding uncharacterized protein LOC118240957 isoform X1, giving the protein MGKNTDMVVFQTRILHLGCCIIMFLPTYGDYMKSHKKSSFLTNITASQGENVVLSCNASRDNRGDIVWRKNDSLLYNQSPYKNLTKTNYTTSRMQVDPQSPWKLQISNVQPSDAGHYECFPFKQQWILSIEVRKNKPYSLKQMLLYIVPTVTGLIAVCLIIFCIVWNHRKLKRKVASGHRETEDESQQTHGRKKDQFQSSQYFERFNSVYGEIQN; this is encoded by the exons ATGGGCAAAAATACTGACATGGTGGTTTTTCAAACTAGGATATTGCATCTCGGTTGCTGCATCATCATGTTTCTCCCAACTTATGGAG ATTATATGAAATCACACAAGAAATCAAGTTTCCTTACCAACATTACTGCATCTCAGGgagaaaatgttgttttgtcCTGCAATGCTAGTAGAGATAACAGAGGAGATATTGTCTGGCGTAAGAATGATAGTCTCCTTTACAACCAAAGCCCATATAAGAACCTAACTAAGACAAACTACACAACAAGCAGGATGCAGGTTGATCCCCAAAGTCCATGGAAACTACAGATATCTAATGTACAACCTTCAGATGCAGGACACTATGAATGTTTCCCATTCAAGCAACAATGGATACTGAGCATAGAAG TCAGGAAGAACAAACCATATTCACTGAAACAAATGCTGCTCTACATAGTGCCCACAGTTACAGGACTCATTGCAGTGTGTCTCATTATCTTTTGCATTGTGTGGAATCACAG AAAACTAAAACGGAAAGTGGCTTCTGGTCACAGGGAAACAGAGGATGAGTCT caacaaacacatgGAAGAAAAAAGGACCAATTTCAAAGCAGTCAATATTTTGAAAGATTCAACTCAGTATATGGAGAAATCCAGAACTGA
- the LOC118240957 gene encoding uncharacterized protein LOC118240957 isoform X2 — protein sequence MGKNTDMVVFQTRILHLGCCIIMFLPTYGDYMKSHKKSSFLTNITASQGENVVLSCNASRDNRGDIVWRKNDSLLYNQSPYKNLTKTNYTTSRMQVDPQSPWKLQISNVQPSDAGHYECFPFKQQWILSIEVRKNKPYSLKQMLLYIVPTVTGLIAVCLIIFCIVWNHSLGCSELCDGAEKITGCWLSTSKHLI from the exons ATGGGCAAAAATACTGACATGGTGGTTTTTCAAACTAGGATATTGCATCTCGGTTGCTGCATCATCATGTTTCTCCCAACTTATGGAG ATTATATGAAATCACACAAGAAATCAAGTTTCCTTACCAACATTACTGCATCTCAGGgagaaaatgttgttttgtcCTGCAATGCTAGTAGAGATAACAGAGGAGATATTGTCTGGCGTAAGAATGATAGTCTCCTTTACAACCAAAGCCCATATAAGAACCTAACTAAGACAAACTACACAACAAGCAGGATGCAGGTTGATCCCCAAAGTCCATGGAAACTACAGATATCTAATGTACAACCTTCAGATGCAGGACACTATGAATGTTTCCCATTCAAGCAACAATGGATACTGAGCATAGAAG TCAGGAAGAACAAACCATATTCACTGAAACAAATGCTGCTCTACATAGTGCCCACAGTTACAGGACTCATTGCAGTGTGTCTCATTATCTTTTGCATTGTGTGGAATCACAG TCTAGGCTGCAGTGAGTTGTGTGATGGTGCAGAGAAAATTACTGGCTGCTGGCTCTCCACATCCAAGCACCTCATCTAG